From the Finegoldia magna ATCC 29328 genome, the window AGTGCATTATATATATATTTATCTTTAATATATTGTTAAAGTAATTGATATTTTTTAGCGTTAAGTGTTTTAACTTTGTAAATTATTTTGACGTTCAAATAATTTATGAAAATAATTTCCTTATTTTTTCGGAATATAACGAAATATGATATAATATAAAATAGTAAATTAATTGGAGGTTATATGGATTTTATTATAGGTACATCTGGCCATATTGATCATGGAAAAACTACATTAATAAAAGCTTTAACCGGAAATAGCACTGATAGACTACCGGAAGAAAAAAAGAGAGGAATTTCTATCGATTTAGGTTTTAGCTATTTTGATCTTCCAAGTGGTCAACGAGCTGGAATAATTGACGTGCCAGGTCACGAAAAGTTTGTAAAAAATATGATGACTGGTACTTTTGGTATGGATATGATTCTTTTATGTATCGACTGTAAAGAAGGCGTTATGCCTCAAACAGTTGAGCATTTGGATATACTTAGGTTTTTGAATAAAACTGAAGGAATTGTCGTGTTAACCAAAAGGGACTTGGCAACTGATGAAGAAACAGAAAAAACAGTCGAACAAGTTAAAGAATTAGTCAAAGGAACTTTCCTTGAAAATTGTCCTATTTGCGAAGTAGATTCTATTTCAAAAAGAGGAATAGATAATTTAATTCAAATGATAGATTCTGAATCTAAAAAATTAAAGCAAAAGCATGCCGAGAGAGATTACAGAATGAATATCGACAGAAAATTTAACGTAAAAGGAATTGGAACGGTTGTTACAGGAACTTTATTGGATGGAGATATCCACAAGGGAGAATCTTTTATTTATCCAATAGAAAAAGATATCAACATTAAAAATATTCAAGTTCACAATAAAAATGTAAATGTCGCTCACCCATCACAAAGGGTTGCTTTGAATATAAATCTAAATTTGGATGAAATTGACAGAGGTTTTGTAATCGCGAAGAAAAACTCACTAAAAGCTTTCAATATGATAGATGTTAGACTTACACTATTAGAAAGTGCTTCTCCTTTAAATCACTGGGACAGAGTTAGGTTATTCCACGGTACGAAAGAAATATTCGGAAGAGTTGTTCCTCTTGATAAGCAAGTGATTCAACCGGGAACTCAAGCTCTTGTTCAGATCAGACTTGAAGAAAAAATTTATGCAAAAACATCCGATCCATTTATTTTGAGACAATTTTCACCACAAGTTACAATCGGTGGTGGTATTATAATTGATGGTTCTGTAAGAAAACATAAATTATTTGATGAAGAAATTATCGAAAATCTTAAAATAAAAGAAGAAGGAAAAATCAAAGATATTATTTTAAATTATCTACAAGATGAGATTTTCCCTACTAAAATCGATGATTTGGTATTCTACTCTTCTGAATCAAAAGACAAAGTTTTAAAGGAATTGGACGGATTAAAACAAGAAGATAAAGTTGTAATTAGAAACGACAAAGTCTTGGAAAAAGAAGCTTACCTAAAATTATTAGGAAAATTAAAAATGTTTGTAATTTCATTCCACAAAACAAATCCTTTATTGCCTGGAATTAATAAAGAAGAACTTCTCAAAAAATTACAACTAGATGATGACAGACCTTTCTTTAATTACATGATTAAAGATTTAATCGACCAAGAAGTTTTAATTGAAGAAAGTGGTATAGTTTCCTCTACAGGTCACAAAGTTAAATTAAGTGATGAAGACGAAAAAATCAGAAAAAAAATGCTTCAAGATATTTGCCAAAATCAATTCGACAAATTATTAAAGATAGACAATGTTGTCCACAACCAAAAAGACAAGACGATTTTGGGAATTTTATTACAAAAAGATGTAGTAATTTTAAGAGATAACTTTTTGATTTCCAAGAAATGCTATGACAAATTTATTAAAACTGTCGATGATCACTTCAATAAGAACAAAACTTTGAATGTAAAAGAACTCAAGGACATGCTCAATATCTCCAGAAAAAGTGCAATCACACTTTTGGAAACACTAGATATCAAAGGGTATACTAAGAGGATCGAAAACGACAGAGTTAAAGTAAAAGATTTTAAATAATAGAATAGGGCTTTGCACTGCGAAGCCTTATCTATTAAGAAATTTGTTACAGTTTTGTGAATTAGATGTAAAATAATTTGTAAATTGCATGTATTTTTGGTATAATATTAAAGTATTTGGGAATTGATGGGTGCTGGTGTGCCCTGCGGTCTTCAAAACCGTCTCAGGTAGTTAGGAGCTGCCCGGGTAGGTTCGATTCCTACCATTTCCCGCCATACATATATAGATAGCTAAATTTAGCTATCTATTTTTTTTGGAGTACTAAAAAATCAGTGAACGTTGAAATATTTCAACATTCACTGATTTTTATTTTATAAATATTTTTTCAAAGCTTCTGCTTTGTCACATTTTTCCCATGACAAATCCAAATCATTACGTCCGAAATGTCCGTAGCTTGCCACTTCTCTGTAGATTGGTCTTTGTAAATCCAATTTGTCGATGATTGCTTTTGGTCTTGCATCAAAGTTTTCATTTATTGCTTGAATAATTTTTTCTTCTTCTATTTTATTTGTTCCAAATGTGTTGATGAACATACTGATTGGTTTTGCAACTCCAATTGCATAAGAGAAACCTACCTCACATTTGTCGCAAAGTCCAGCTGCTACGACATTTTTTGCGATATATCTTGCAAAATATGCTGCTGATCTGTCAGTTTTTGTAGGGTCTTTCCCACTGAATGCTCCACCACCGTGATTACAGAATCCACCATAAGTATCTACGATGATTTTTCTTCCTGTAAGTCCAGCATCTCCCATTGGTCCACCGATTACGAATTTTCCTGTTGGGTTGATGAAGAATTTTGTATTTTCGTCGATCATTGACTCATCAACGATTTTCAAGATAACTTCTCTCTTAATATCTTCTTTTAATTGTTCGTAATCAACATCTGGGTCGTGTTGTGTTGAAACTACGATAGCTTCAATTCTTTTTGGAGCGTCGTTTTCATATTCAACAGTTACTTGAGTTTTCCCATCTGGTCTCAAATAATTCAAGATTTTTTCTTTTCTAACAGTTGCAAGTCTTCTTGCTAATTTGTGTGATAATTCCAATGGTAATGGCAATCCTGATTCTGTTTCATTAGTTGCATAACCAAATACCATTCCTTGGTCACCTGCACCATATCTGTCGTATTCGTCAGATTTATTGTCCTTGTATTCTTCAGATTCATCAACACCTTGTGCGATGTCTTTTGATTGTTCTTCTAATGAAGTTATGATTGCGCATGTTCTTGCATCAATACCATAATCAGCATTATCATATCCAATTTCAGCCAATGTTTTTCTAACGATTGATCTGATGTCTACATAACTTGTAGTAGTAATCTCTCCCATTACCATAACAAGTCCAGTTGTAGAACAAGTTTCGCAAGCAACTCTTGCATCTTTGTCTTCTTTAATAATAGCATCTAATATTGCATCAGAAATTTGGTCACAAACTTTGTCTGGGTGACCTTCAGTAACTGATTCAGATGTTAAAAATATGTTTTTCATAATACCTCCATAAAAAAATCCTCACCTGAAAAGGTAAGGATGTGTAAACTTATCTTTCAGGATTTCCTGTGGGATTTAGCACCTAATTTAATAGGTTGCTGAGTTTCATAGGGCCCATTCCCTCCACTACTCTTAATAAGATAATTATCAAATTGTCGTATAATACATTACCACTATTTTCTTATTCTGTCAAGTATTTTAATCAATATTTTCCATAGCGCTCTTACGATACATTTTTATAGCTCTTATCAACAATAAAACTATGACAATAAGCATCAATCCGAATGATATTCCTATTTCCAATAGTTTCACATCATTCAATAAAAATCTAACGGGCATCAAGGTTGCTGATGAAAATGGAACAAAAGATAATATTTTAATCAAAATATCGCTGTCTTTTCCTAACGAATTGATTATCACGATAAATAAACCAACTAATACCAAGAATATTGGAACTATTAGAAAATTAACTTCTTCCGCTCTCTTGACAGCAAGTCCTAGAATTTGGAACAAAATCAAATACAAGACAAACCCAAACACTACAAACAAAAGTATCGTCAACAAGAATTTGAGACTCAAAGTATTGGTGAAAAATGTCCATATTCCTTCTGGATAGTAGTTTTTGTTGAAAAATATTCCAATTATTCCCGCAAAAATAAATATGAAATATTGGATTAATCCCAAAACTGCTGAACTCAAAAGCTTACCAAACACAAATACACTTGGTTTTGCAGATGATAAAAGCACCTCAATAGTCTTGTCCTTTTTTTCTCTAGAAATATTGTTACTCATAACACTACCGTAGAACAATATCATTAAATCGAAAAGTATAACAAAAACTATTGAAAATACAAATGAATGTGACCTGTCTTTGTTCAAAACTTTTTCTGTAAAATCTATCTTTGCTTTAGAATTTTTCTCAATTATTCCAGGGTCTACTCCATTGTTAATTAAACTTTTGTCGTAATTGTACTTTTCCAAAGCTCTCGTGAATCTTTCGGAATGATCGTCCATAAATTCTTTATTTTTGATATAAGAATTGAACTTTGTTGGAGTTTCTACTACAAATCCGATATTGTATTCACCACTTTCTACGGCTTTTTTTACATCAGATTCAGATGTAAGCACATCTTTACTTTCAAGTCCCATTATAGTCTTCAAATATTCAACATCAATTTCACTGTTAGATGAATAAATGCAAGTGTTTTTAAATGTAAGTGCATTGATATCTACAGTTGCATTTTTGTTTGCACCTCTATTGGTGTTATTGAAAATAGATGGCATAAACCTTGGCAAGAATGACAAAGCAAATACCAATACTGTAATCACCAATGTCGCTATCAAATACGAATTGTGTCTTATTATGGAATTAAATTCAAAATTAAATACTCTGCTGAATTTTTTCATTATTCTCTAACACCAACCTTTGACACGAAAACATCTTGAAGACTTGGTTCATATTGACTAAAACAATTGATGTCGATTTGATTAAGCATCATAAATTCCAATATGTCTTCTTTCGTTACATTCTCAGTAAGTCTAACCAAAAGTTTGAACTCTCTGACAACAGCATCTGGATAAATCAAGTTTTCTGATTCTAATAATTCTTTTAATTCCCAAATTCCCATGTTATTTGCATTAAGTAGCATTTTCTTCTCAGCCATGGAAGTTTTGATTTCATTCAAATCGCCATTCAAAATAATTCTACCTTCTTCAATAACACAAACATCTCTGCAGAATTCTTCTACATAACTCATCAAATGGCTGGAAAATATAACAATTTTTTGGTTTTGTATAAATTCTCCAACAGCCAATTTTAGTTCATGGGCATTGATTGGATCAAGTCCAGAAAACGGCTCATCAAGAACCAAAATATCTGGGTCATTTAACAGAGCCGAAATAATTTGGACCTTTTGTCTCAATCCTTTTGATAAAGTGGATAATTTTCTGTTCTTGTATTTTGCCAAATCAAACCTATCCAACCAATATCTTACATTTTGAAGAGCACTTCTTCTGTCTGTTCCTTTAAGCCTTGCAAAATAATACAATTGGGTGAACACTTTTTCGTTGGAATACAATCCTCTTTCTTCTGGAAGATATCCGATATTTACTTCATTGTAGTTAATGGGAGAGCCGTTAATCAAAACTTGCCCACTATCAGCACTCAAAACATCTGTAATGATTCTCATAGTTGTAGTTTTGCCGGCTCCATTTCTACCCAAAAACCCAAAAGCACGTCCGCTTTCAACTTTAAATGAAATATCGGTTAAAACTTTGTTATC encodes:
- the metK gene encoding methionine adenosyltransferase, producing MKNIFLTSESVTEGHPDKVCDQISDAILDAIIKEDKDARVACETCSTTGLVMVMGEITTTSYVDIRSIVRKTLAEIGYDNADYGIDARTCAIITSLEEQSKDIAQGVDESEEYKDNKSDEYDRYGAGDQGMVFGYATNETESGLPLPLELSHKLARRLATVRKEKILNYLRPDGKTQVTVEYENDAPKRIEAIVVSTQHDPDVDYEQLKEDIKREVILKIVDESMIDENTKFFINPTGKFVIGGPMGDAGLTGRKIIVDTYGGFCNHGGGAFSGKDPTKTDRSAAYFARYIAKNVVAAGLCDKCEVGFSYAIGVAKPISMFINTFGTNKIEEEKIIQAINENFDARPKAIIDKLDLQRPIYREVASYGHFGRNDLDLSWEKCDKAEALKKYL
- a CDS encoding ABC transporter ATP-binding protein; its protein translation is MNLELKHVNKSFGDNKVLTDISFKVESGRAFGFLGRNGAGKTTTMRIITDVLSADSGQVLINGSPINYNEVNIGYLPEERGLYSNEKVFTQLYYFARLKGTDRRSALQNVRYWLDRFDLAKYKNRKLSTLSKGLRQKVQIISALLNDPDILVLDEPFSGLDPINAHELKLAVGEFIQNQKIVIFSSHLMSYVEEFCRDVCVIEEGRIILNGDLNEIKTSMAEKKMLLNANNMGIWELKELLESENLIYPDAVVREFKLLVRLTENVTKEDILEFMMLNQIDINCFSQYEPSLQDVFVSKVGVRE
- the selB gene encoding selenocysteine-specific translation elongation factor; this encodes MDFIIGTSGHIDHGKTTLIKALTGNSTDRLPEEKKRGISIDLGFSYFDLPSGQRAGIIDVPGHEKFVKNMMTGTFGMDMILLCIDCKEGVMPQTVEHLDILRFLNKTEGIVVLTKRDLATDEETEKTVEQVKELVKGTFLENCPICEVDSISKRGIDNLIQMIDSESKKLKQKHAERDYRMNIDRKFNVKGIGTVVTGTLLDGDIHKGESFIYPIEKDINIKNIQVHNKNVNVAHPSQRVALNINLNLDEIDRGFVIAKKNSLKAFNMIDVRLTLLESASPLNHWDRVRLFHGTKEIFGRVVPLDKQVIQPGTQALVQIRLEEKIYAKTSDPFILRQFSPQVTIGGGIIIDGSVRKHKLFDEEIIENLKIKEEGKIKDIILNYLQDEIFPTKIDDLVFYSSESKDKVLKELDGLKQEDKVVIRNDKVLEKEAYLKLLGKLKMFVISFHKTNPLLPGINKEELLKKLQLDDDRPFFNYMIKDLIDQEVLIEESGIVSSTGHKVKLSDEDEKIRKKMLQDICQNQFDKLLKIDNVVHNQKDKTILGILLQKDVVILRDNFLISKKCYDKFIKTVDDHFNKNKTLNVKELKDMLNISRKSAITLLETLDIKGYTKRIENDRVKVKDFK
- a CDS encoding ABC transporter permease → MKKFSRVFNFEFNSIIRHNSYLIATLVITVLVFALSFLPRFMPSIFNNTNRGANKNATVDINALTFKNTCIYSSNSEIDVEYLKTIMGLESKDVLTSESDVKKAVESGEYNIGFVVETPTKFNSYIKNKEFMDDHSERFTRALEKYNYDKSLINNGVDPGIIEKNSKAKIDFTEKVLNKDRSHSFVFSIVFVILFDLMILFYGSVMSNNISREKKDKTIEVLLSSAKPSVFVFGKLLSSAVLGLIQYFIFIFAGIIGIFFNKNYYPEGIWTFFTNTLSLKFLLTILLFVVFGFVLYLILFQILGLAVKRAEEVNFLIVPIFLVLVGLFIVIINSLGKDSDILIKILSFVPFSSATLMPVRFLLNDVKLLEIGISFGLMLIVIVLLLIRAIKMYRKSAMENID